AAGCTATGCTACTCCGTTTACTGATTTCTGCAGTGCCAAAAGATCAAATGAACTTTGAGTTCTACAGTGGGAGGAGCTGATTGGGGTAACCAGTTTCACCTGCAATTGATGATACTCTGTAAATTTTGATTCACTGCTCTGTTGTCAATTGTCATAGATTTTCAAATTTGCCTGAGAAGCCGAGTGGAGAGTACCAATAAAAACTTGAACACTGAGGTCATTCAGCATGTAAATGCAACAACTGCTCCAAAATACTTCTTTCATAAGCATTGTGCCCAAGTAACCGAGAAACAAGAAAAAGAGAAATGGACACCCTTAATTCTTATGTACATCAATGCCCTACTTCCACTACTACTGTACACACTTTATATGCATGTATGTATCTCTTCAAAACATATACTACATCTGCAGTAGCAACAGCATCAGCTTAGTCACGCTACAATACGAGGAGCATTTTCTATCTGCACACACGAATTAAGCAGCAAGCTAGCAAGCAGGCAGGCTATACGGAGAGGAGCACGCTGCACACAGGTATATAGCCTACTATACTAATGATGCTTGGGCGAGTTCCTCCGCGGCGAGAAGAGCCGCCGCGGCGACAGCATGCTGAGGAACCCCGGCGACGCGATGCCGCCGTCGAGCGTCCGGTAGTCCGACATGAGCAGGCCCTGCTCGGCGTTGCCGTGCACCTTGGTCGCGCGGCCGGGCGTCATCATCCTCGCCGAGAAGGTGCTGTACTTCACCAGCTTGGGCACCcagctcttcttcctcctcctgtcCTTGTCGGTGCCATTCATCCGCGCGCTGAGGTAGGCGCGCATGGCGTCGAGGCTCTGCTCGACGACGTCCATGGGCGGGCACACCAGCGGGTTGCCCGCAGCGCTGAACCGGGCGAGCTTGGTGAGGCAGCCCATGGAGTCCGGGAGCGCGGCGATGGAGTTGTAGCTGACGTCCAGCTCCCGGAGCGAGACGAGGAGGCCGATGCCGTAGGGGAGCTCGCGCAGGTACTGGAAGTTCTGGCTCACGTTCAGGGTCTCGAGGCTGCCGAGGTTCTCGAGCCCGTCGGGCAGCGCGCGGAGGCAGTTGAGCCGCGCGTCCAGCGACCGCAGCGCCGTCATGTGGGAGGTGGACGACGGCAGGTAGGCGAGCTTGTTGGAGTTGACGgagaggcggcggaggccgtGGAGCTCGAAACCCAGCGTGTCCGGCAGCTTCgtcagctggttgaagttggcGTTCAGCTCCTCCAGCGCACTGCGTTGTCACGTAGCAGGCAACGAGCTAGCAGTGATGAGTCACAGCTCGACCTCTCAAGCGTGGCgatgcagctagctagctagcgatCATGTAGATGATGATAGATTATTATTACCGGCATTCCTCGATGGTGGCGGGCAGGTCGCGGAGGAGGTTGCCGGAGACGTTGAGGACCTTGAGCTTGGAGAGGCAGCCGATGGAGTTGGGCAGCGACGTGAGCTGGTTGGAGCGCACGTCCAGCACCACCACGTTCAGAAGCCTCGCGATTATGGACTCTGGAATGCTCTGCAGTTTTTTTTTTAACATATAAGGAGACGTACGTAACTAGCTAGATGTCATTACGAACTTAGGACTTCAAACTAGTACTACTATTTCTTTGTTTGCTGACTGTTTGGCATATTTTGTCAACCTAATAGTAACTACTGCAATTGCTGAACATAGTATATTTTCTTCTGATGATCGAAGCCTGCACTTGTTCTCTTCTGAAGAAGCGAATAAACACTAGTAGTCGGCATGTACGTGCCGTCAAGAAATTGACATATGCAGTGGCATGATCCGTATGGCATCGGGTACAATTAGTTTTTTCGTTGCCCTTTTAATGGCCCCAAAGTTCTTCCTTTTAAAATGTTAAAAGTCAACTTGAATTCCAGAGGCATATACTTGGAAGTAGCAAGTTGCCCTTGCATACTTTTTTTGTTCCCCCCCAGGGCACTGCAAGTACCATTTTGTACTCCAGGTAAAGattggcttgtgccctttttgctCGCATCAAGTCTAAAAATAAACTGAAAGATGTTCTTATTCTTCAGCTAGCTATGCTCTGCAACTTTCTGCAAGTACGTTCTCTACCTCCTCCCTCTAAGACAGGGTTTTATTTTTAGCAGTTAGCACCTAGAGATCGAGTCACCACACGCATATATGATATTTCTGCCCCTGATGACATGCAAAAGGCCAAGCCAAGCGACAAAGCAATTACAAGATATTGTGAGATGATGACCAGCTAAGCGATCTATATATCCTTCATGTATTAATAACAACTCATGCTTATCTCATAGGTTTGCCGTTAACCTATCGCTGCGATATAATACTAACACGCAACGCCATCTCAAGATAAGTTCTTGGTAGTTATCTATCCCAGACGAACGAATGAGGAACCAGGATGCATGGTTGTTCTAGATGAGGAAAACAACAAGACTGAAATGACAAGGAACACATGCATATATAAGCTAGCTAGTAACGCACAAGGAGCAAGGATAATGGTTTTATTCTGAATTTGCAATCACCACATATATTTAAAAGAGTCCCTACCTGTAGGTTGTTGTTGGAGAGATCCAAGGTAGTGATGTTGCCAAGAGGCATGCTGAGATGCGGGATGGTGTCCATGGACATGCCGCTCATGTCCAGCTTCTTCGGCTCCCTGCGCTTCTCGTCGTGCTCGGCATGTCCAACTCCTCCGGCTCCGAACCCAACACCATGGACATGATGCCCTCCCCCATGTCTCCTCTTCTCTCCCATGTCCCTCATGTTCCTTGGCTGGCTGCTAGCTAGATGAGCTACTAGCTCTCCGCTAGCTTCTGATAGATATCAAATGGAAGAGAGCAAGAAAATGGCACCATCAGTAAATAAAGGTCGATCGGAGAGAAAAGAAGAGACAAATAATTAAACAGGTGTAATTGACGGCATGGATGTACGTGCGACTAAGATGTATGCAACTAAATGAGATTGGGACACCTGTGACACCCATTCTAACAAGAAAACACACACCAGGGTGTGGTGGGCGCCGGTATTGATTGGATGTTACAATCAGGAATGCTATGGCTATGAAGGGGGATGGTTTGGTGGGGGAGGAGCTATAGCAGAGGCACAAGTGGGACAAACGAGAGGACTGTGTGGAAAGCTAGCTCTCGCCAGAAAAGGATTTTTCTCCCCCTTCTTTTAACTGTAGTGTTTCTTGCGCTCTAGGGTCTAGGCATATGCAACTTAAGATGAACAGATGCGAAAAACGCTATCTATCAATATCAAAGTTCTTAGTCCCAGAAAATATCAAGCTATATATTGTCGAGATGAGCTGGCTATTAACAAGAAGAACACGGAAGCCAGGCTTAAATAATAGTCGCCCTAAGCTACATCGTCACCAAAGAGAGCGTTGAAACCAAGAGCAGGGAACGGCTATCTAACTAAACAAGGACACCATCACCCATAAAAAAAAACCCTAACGAGTTAAACTAGCACACCAGCAGAAAGCTAGTATGCACAAATTAAAAAGAAGGCGTTCCACATGCCCTTGTTATCGAGCCAAATATTCAGAGCAACGCATCGTGCGAAAGTGTCAACGGAGCAAGACAAAAGGAAAGAAACCAAGGAGCGAGGAAGTCGCAATAATCTTAGCAGCTAGCAAGGCGTGCAAGGTAGCTGCATGCGCCGGCGACAAATTCGCAACAAGAGGAAAAGCACCATGTCCTAGAAGGCTTCAATTCGACGGCTAGTAGCAACCCAGACCCAGCCCTCTCGCTGATGATATTCTCTCCCAGCGCAGGAGCAGCAAGAGGAACTGATGAGAAGAGAAACCAAACAGCAGGAGCGCGAGGAAGAAAGCAATTACCGGCCGGAGAAACACAACAAAACCAAGAAGAGAAAGAGCTTAATTAAAGCAAGAGCGCACGGAAGCTAGCTGCACGATCTAATCCACTAGCAGCAGATCCAGGTGAGTAAGAAACCTCTGAACACTCCGAAGTGTTCTTCTCAGGAACTTGTtggcagcagctgctgctggagGTAGCTGAAGACAGGCGGCGGGCTAGGCgaaggcgaggaggaagaaactgACCCTGGAACACAGTGAGAGCCCTGATATATAGCGGGCCGGGGGccaagagaggagaggagcggAGAGGCGGCGAGGTGGGGCAACCGCTGGAAGGGAGAGAGATCGAGCGAGAGAGCTGACCCAGCGACGCTTTCTTTGGCCTTTCCACACGATACAGTGTGCAGGTACTCCTCCAGCTAGCTGGAAGATTTTATAAGCATCATCACCACTAACAGAAGCCTACGCGCTCCCGAGCCCGGCCGCCACCAGTACCACGGTACTTCCGTACGTACCCCCCGTCCGGgcccacctctctctctctaactCTTCTGCGTATCACTCGCCCCCATCCGGGCGGCGGTCGGGTTAATTTGGGCAGGTCAAACGCGTGGGATGCCAGGGAAAGTGTGGAAGGGAGGAAGAGCA
The sequence above is drawn from the Panicum hallii strain FIL2 chromosome 7, PHallii_v3.1, whole genome shotgun sequence genome and encodes:
- the LOC112900109 gene encoding plant intracellular Ras-group-related LRR protein 1-like, with the translated sequence MRDMGEKRRHGGGHHVHGVGFGAGGVGHAEHDEKRREPKKLDMSGMSMDTIPHLSMPLGNITTLDLSNNNLQSIPESIIARLLNVVVLDVRSNQLTSLPNSIGCLSKLKVLNVSGNLLRDLPATIEECRALEELNANFNQLTKLPDTLGFELHGLRRLSVNSNKLAYLPSSTSHMTALRSLDARLNCLRALPDGLENLGSLETLNVSQNFQYLRELPYGIGLLVSLRELDVSYNSIAALPDSMGCLTKLARFSAAGNPLVCPPMDVVEQSLDAMRAYLSARMNGTDKDRRRKKSWVPKLVKYSTFSARMMTPGRATKVHGNAEQGLLMSDYRTLDGGIASPGFLSMLSPRRLFSPRRNSPKHH